The Candidatus Poribacteria bacterium nucleotide sequence GTATATCAACTAAACCATGCAAGATCCCGAAAAACTGAAAAAGTCTTGGGAGTTCCAGCGCGCTTATCAGAAGGGCAGTAAGTATTGGAACCGGTATTTCGTGATATACGTGCTACATAACCACTTCAATCATCTCCGACTCGGGATAACTGTCAGCAAGAAAGTCGGGAAGAGCGTACAAAGGAATCGGGTTAAGCGATTAATTCGCGAATCATTTCGGCAATTACGCCCGCAAGTAAAGGTAGGGTACGATATTGTTGTCGTCGGCAGGACATCGGCGTGTCGGCTCACATGTCAAGAGACACAGCATGCGTTAGCCCAGCTATTCCACAAGGCACTAATCTTGAACCGCCGTAGCAGAAACCGGAATCATTGAGGGCATGTTTTGCCTACGGGTATTATGGTAAATCCCATAATTATTTGCACACACGATAACTCGTAGGGGCGAGGTTACCTCGCCCCTACTGAATGCTTGTAGAGGAAAATAGGCGTGGCGTGTTGTAAACCGCATCAAAAAGACGTGAAACAGCCCGAAAAGCAAGGGGTAGACCACCCATCGCGTAGAAGAGTGATACTCACAGCGCCGATCCGTTTTTATAGACGCTTTGTTTCACCGATCCTGCCACCCTCGTGCCGTTTTTATCCGACATGCTCGCAATACGCACTTGAAGCTTTAGAACGCTATGGAATCTTCAAAGGGTGCTGGCTAACACTAAAACGACTCTCAAAATGCCACCCATATCATCCGGGTGGCTTTGATCCGCTAAAATAATGGATGCGGACTTTGGAAATTAATTTCTAAAATATATAGGACTTACCCTGTTAGAAACCGCTAAGTCCGTCTGATGAAACGGATTTAAGGGCTAAACAAAGAAAATTTCGCGCCGCGTACTTAAATTTGCGTAAGTCCTGACACATAAAATGAGGAGCACCTAATCTCAATGGGCGCACGTTACATTCTTGCACTGGTTCTAATGATTGGAGTCATGGTCCTATGGAGCCTGTTTCTTGCACCGAAACCAGATGAAAATCCGTCTACCGAGAAGGCACCCGTAGCATCAGACACCGGTGAAACGCCAGTCGATCCTGCAACACAGGCAACATCCGAGGCAACCGATGCACCCAGCAGTCCCGAGCTCTGGACACAAGTTGCGGAAAGCCCGGACGATGCAATGATCAACGTCCAAACCGATAACTATAGTATCGTCTTTAACGAAAAACTCGCGATCGCTAAGGAGTGGCGGCTCAACCATTTTCCAGACCGATCAGATGGGACGAGTGAACCTTTGAATCTGATTCCGAAAAATGCCCCGAACTGCCTTGAACTTCGATTGGGAAATCAACTCTTGCAGAACGACCTTAACCTCCGCTTAGCGACATGGCGGGCGGATAAATCCGAAATTGACATTACAAATGGACAAGATGCTGAAACACTCACATTTACAACAACCATCGGAGAGAAACTACAGGTAACGAAGCAGTTCACCTTCATCCCAAATACCTATTTCGTTGACATGGAGATAACCTTCCATAATACATCCGGTGAACAGTTACCTATAAATGGATACAAACTTCGATGGGGGCCAGGTATCAATTCCGATTTGCTACCGCACGAAAAAAGGAGCGGCAAACGCGGGCGGCGCGGCACAGAAGGCGCGAAAGCCTATATCGGTGAGGGAAAACCGCAACGCCAATTCAAGCCTGAACAAGCCTTAGCCCCTGTCCTCTGGGCAGGTATGGATAGCCAGTACTTCAGCGCATTGATAATTCCGGACCCTGTACTCAACGCTACATACAATTTGGATGGATCTCAGGCAAACACCGCGACAGATATTACTGTCACCGCCGCAAACGAAATAGCCGAACTCGTCCTATCAAAACCTTATCTCGAACGCGCGCAAGAAACGACGGAAACCTTTCGACTCTATGTCGGACCGAAAGACGATACGATTTTAAAGAGTATCGAAGCACCGAATGCCCCAGAAAATCCGGTCCGCCTCTCCAAAATTATTGATTTCGGATTTTTCTGGTTCATCGCATGGGGCATGCTCTGGATATTCAAAGGGTTGCACTCGGTCTTCGGGAACTACGGCGTCTCGATTATTCTCCTCACCGCTTTGGTCAAGTTAATCTCTTATCCCTTTACACGCAAAGCGCATAATTCTATGAAGAAGATGCAGAAACTTCAACCGCAGTTGCTCGAATTAAAGGAGAAATATAGGGACGATCCCCAGAAGCTCAATCGCGCAACGATGCGCCTCTATAAGGAAAACGGGGTCAATCCGTTAGGCGGTTGTATCCCCTGGCTCCCACAAATCCCCATTTTCTGGGCACTTTTCGCACTCCTTGGCAGTGCTGTCGAGTTACGGGGCGCACCCTTTTTCCTCTGGATTAATGACCTTTCTGCCCCCGATACTTTAATCGAACTGCCGTTCACGATCCCGTTGATCGTCACGCAGATTGATGCTATACGTTTATTGCCCATCATAAACGGGTTGACAACTTGGCTCCAACAGAAATTCGTCGGTAATATGACCCCCACGACCGACAACATGCAAGCGAAATTGATGCAGTTTATGCCGCTCATCTTTATCTTTATCTTCTACAACTGGGCATCAGGGTTTGTGTTATATTGGCTGTGCAACAATGTGTTCACGATCGCGCAACAATACATACAGAACCGAAGCGCGGCGGATGAAGAGCAAATCGCAGTGGTAGATAACAGGAGGCGGAACAACGCGAAACAAAAGTAGTTATCAGGGGAATAGTTGTCAGTTATCAGTGCGATTTTTTCTGCGAAAAAATCTTTCAGTTTTCAGAAAGAGACTTTGGGATACCCGAAAACCTCTTAACTGACGGCTGATGGCTGACGGCTGATTGCTATTCTTGCTGATAACTATTAAATAGGAGGACATGAACCTGTGCAACATTATATCGAAGCCGAAGGCGACACGGTGGAGGAAGCAATTGAACAGGCACTCAACGAACTTGAGGCGACTCGGGAGCAAGTTACAATCGACATTGTCACTGAACCGACGAAGGGAATTTTGAACTTCGGCGCGAAACTGGCAAAAATCCGAGCAACCCTCAAACAAGATGTCTCTACTGCACCAGACGCAATCCTCAGCGAAATTCTCAACCGGATGAGGATTGACGCAGAAATTGAATCGAACTTCATCGATGGGAGCACGCATCTCAACATCCTCACGGACAGCCCCGCCTTATTGATCGGGAAACACGGACAGACCCTTGACGCAATTGAACGCTTACTTAATTGTATCATCAATAAAGCCTCGCTCGTCAAAAGACGCGTTTTTGTTGATACCGAAGGTTACCGAGAACGTCGAGAAGAACGACTCGTTGAAATGGCGCATCAAGTTGCAGAAAAAGTCAGATATACGAACCGGGAAGTTGTCCTCGCACCGATGTCCGCACGCGACCGACGGATCATTCATGTTACCTTAAAAGGGGACGCTGTTATCTCTACCTACAGCCAAGGCGAAGGGGAAATGCGACGCGTCATCGTTACCACACAACAGCCTTAATTATTGAAAACTCAATGCTCTATCTGTCTTATGCGTTGGGGCTATTAAAATGAAATTTCACGATACGATTGCAGCCATCGCAACAGCGCAGGGTGAAGCCGGTATCGGTATTGTCCGAGTCAGCGGGACACTCGCACTGAGCATCGCCGCTGAAGTCTTCCGATCGGCGCGCGGGGTGGTGCCAACAGAATTGCCAACGCATACGCTTAATTATGGACATGTCGTAGATACAACGGCAGCTGATGAGGTTATTGATGAAGTCCTACTCGGTATCATGCACGCACCGAGAACTTATACTGGTGAAGACATCGTTGAGTTTAACTGCCACGGCGGGACAATCCCGCTCACGGGGGTATTAGATTTGGTGGTGAGGCACGGCGCACGCATCGCGGCGCCGGGCGAATTTACAAAACGCGCGTTCCTAAACGGGAGACTTGACCTTGCACAAGCCGAAGCCGTCGCGGAACTCATCGCTTCAAAAACAGACTTAAGCCGAAAAATCGCTGTAGCAGCACTCGCTGGAAAACTCTCTGATACCGTCAACGGATTGAACGATCAGCTCGCAGCCCTACTTGCAGAAATCGAGGCTTCTATCGACTTCCCTGAGGAAGACTTGGATTTCATGAAGGTGGAGACGCAACTTGAAACTGCCCGCGCAGTTCAGACCGATCTGACGGCACTCCTTGAAACTGCCGCCGAAGGTAGGCTTATTACGGAAGGGGCTAACGTCGCGATACTCGGTAAGCCAAACGTCGGAAAATCGAGTCTGCTCAATGCCCTGCTCGGAACGCCCCGAGCAATTGTCACCGATATACCCGGCACAACGCGCGATACGATTGAGGAGATGATTAACATCGGCGGTATCCCTTTGAAACTCATTGATACTGCCGGGATCCGACACACAGATGACGTTGTAGAACAACAAGGCGTTGAACGCAGCAAGGCGGTGCAGGATAGGGCAGAATTATGGCTCCTCATGTTCGATGCATCGCAACCGCTCAATGATGCCGATCTTGAACTCTTAAAGACTGCGCAATCATCCAGTGCAATTCTTATTCTCAACAAAACGGATCTACCCGTTGTAACGTCGCCAACAGCGCTGCTTGCACACTGTCCGAAAAAACGGGTCGTCGAAACAGTGATTCCTGAAGGTAAGGGACTTGACAAACTA carries:
- the rnpA gene encoding ribonuclease P protein component, coding for MQDPEKLKKSWEFQRAYQKGSKYWNRYFVIYVLHNHFNHLRLGITVSKKVGKSVQRNRVKRLIRESFRQLRPQVKVGYDIVVVGRTSACRLTCQETQHALAQLFHKALILNRRSRNRNH
- the yidD gene encoding membrane protein insertion efficiency factor YidD; this encodes MILTAPIRFYRRFVSPILPPSCRFYPTCSQYALEALERYGIFKGCWLTLKRLSKCHPYHPGGFDPLK
- the yidC gene encoding membrane protein insertase YidC is translated as MGARYILALVLMIGVMVLWSLFLAPKPDENPSTEKAPVASDTGETPVDPATQATSEATDAPSSPELWTQVAESPDDAMINVQTDNYSIVFNEKLAIAKEWRLNHFPDRSDGTSEPLNLIPKNAPNCLELRLGNQLLQNDLNLRLATWRADKSEIDITNGQDAETLTFTTTIGEKLQVTKQFTFIPNTYFVDMEITFHNTSGEQLPINGYKLRWGPGINSDLLPHEKRSGKRGRRGTEGAKAYIGEGKPQRQFKPEQALAPVLWAGMDSQYFSALIIPDPVLNATYNLDGSQANTATDITVTAANEIAELVLSKPYLERAQETTETFRLYVGPKDDTILKSIEAPNAPENPVRLSKIIDFGFFWFIAWGMLWIFKGLHSVFGNYGVSIILLTALVKLISYPFTRKAHNSMKKMQKLQPQLLELKEKYRDDPQKLNRATMRLYKENGVNPLGGCIPWLPQIPIFWALFALLGSAVELRGAPFFLWINDLSAPDTLIELPFTIPLIVTQIDAIRLLPIINGLTTWLQQKFVGNMTPTTDNMQAKLMQFMPLIFIFIFYNWASGFVLYWLCNNVFTIAQQYIQNRSAADEEQIAVVDNRRRNNAKQK
- a CDS encoding protein jag, encoding MQHYIEAEGDTVEEAIEQALNELEATREQVTIDIVTEPTKGILNFGAKLAKIRATLKQDVSTAPDAILSEILNRMRIDAEIESNFIDGSTHLNILTDSPALLIGKHGQTLDAIERLLNCIINKASLVKRRVFVDTEGYRERREERLVEMAHQVAEKVRYTNREVVLAPMSARDRRIIHVTLKGDAVISTYSQGEGEMRRVIVTTQQP
- the mnmE gene encoding tRNA uridine-5-carboxymethylaminomethyl(34) synthesis GTPase MnmE gives rise to the protein MKFHDTIAAIATAQGEAGIGIVRVSGTLALSIAAEVFRSARGVVPTELPTHTLNYGHVVDTTAADEVIDEVLLGIMHAPRTYTGEDIVEFNCHGGTIPLTGVLDLVVRHGARIAAPGEFTKRAFLNGRLDLAQAEAVAELIASKTDLSRKIAVAALAGKLSDTVNGLNDQLAALLAEIEASIDFPEEDLDFMKVETQLETARAVQTDLTALLETAAEGRLITEGANVAILGKPNVGKSSLLNALLGTPRAIVTDIPGTTRDTIEEMINIGGIPLKLIDTAGIRHTDDVVEQQGVERSKAVQDRAELWLLMFDASQPLNDADLELLKTAQSSSAILILNKTDLPVVTSPTALLAHCPKKRVVETVIPEGKGLDKLKAMVSEELLGGELVIGESPIVTNARHQEALRRANEGLNYAIESLENRMPPDLIAVDLRISLDGLGDIVGKTTTEDILDRIFSQFCVGK